The Branchiostoma lanceolatum isolate klBraLanc5 chromosome 1, klBraLanc5.hap2, whole genome shotgun sequence genomic sequence TCCCCATTGTTGATTGGACTGTGACGCACCCGCTACCTGATACCTTCGTATGCCCGGATCGTGTTTCAGTCGTAATGGTCTGTGTTTGTGCTATTTCACGGCACTCTTGttctttgaaaaacaacaacagtgcaACACATTTTATGTTGTCTGTATAGTACGCGTCACTATACAATTGAAACCAAAGCCGACAAAAATGAGTATTTTGCACAAATCTGCTGGACCCGTCTAGTTTGAGTTTGCTGAGTCCGTGTTTTGCTCTACCCCCTCCCCGTCCTTCGCCCCACCTCACCCATCCACAGGAAGCCTCCATGACAATGACGCCATAGCACGGTCGGTATCGCTTTCTACTCAACTCAGGTGTGACCAGAGACAGGTAACAACAGGTGGATTTGGGGAATCATGGAGCGAGTTTGGCTTGTTCTAGTGATCTTTGCTGCGTTCGGGACACGGGGCACTTACGAGGACATTATAACCATTCCCAGTAAGTATGTTTAAGTACACGTTGAGTACGGACTTCGTCATAAAGCCCTTTCCGTGTGAAGGGCTATGGTTgcggtgtgggaggggggtggacaGGAAACATTATGTTGTGAACGGTGTTGTGATATCCTGATCGGTTGCAAACTGGTTTTGGAGACAATTAGAAGATTGTTGGGAATACAAGAAAGAAACCGTTTCCAACTCAATGGAAAgggacaacaaaaacaccattAAGCCTGGTTAGGAAcaatttctatgttttgtttcttaagaGCACATACACAGATTCTATGAACGTTTTCTAGCGTAATGTACGTGAAATCAACAAAAACGATCAGTGTAAAGCAGTCGCgaagaaatgtttgaaagaTATAATGCGTCGTGATATGAAGCTCGAAAACGGTAACATAAACAAACCTGGGTGCACCTTACGGCAAGGACATTACATGGAAACACGACACCAAAACGATAAACATGACTTCACCTTTCATTTAGCACGCGAGTGTAGCATATAGGGGTTATGATTAGTTCTTTCTGTGACAAAGCACAGTTCTCAGTACAGAAACATAACGTGTGAATTAAACATGTCAAGTCTTGTGTTCCGTGATCACATAACCTCCATTCTTAGTCACCCAGGCGAATCCCACGTACATGACTACTGTTTGCTGCTGTGTACACACCTTTTCCAGGTGCTATTCTAGGTATGCATTCATCACCCCTGCTTCTAGTTGGACTCGTTATGTGCACATTCAAACCGTGATAGAACGAGGCTGATGCTAGTGGGTGTttaatatgaaagccatggACAAGCATCAAACTTATCTTTTATGATTTTAACGCGTTATCCTGAGTCTTGGCCCTTGAGTAGGCTTATCTATGTATCTCAATAACGTCTAGATCTGTTTTCCAGTCTAATACTTTGTGTTCACAAAAAATACATACACGGTGACAGTGCCAGaaaatctttattcatatgACAGGGTAGACAGATGATTAAACGTAGCAGAGATCTAGAAGGAGATTTGTTTACACCTGAGCCAAAATTGGCCTCTGGCCATCATGGTTTATCCAAGAACTTTCAACATTTCGTTTTTCTATTCTCTAACTCAAAAAGTGACCATTCATATCAACAAGAGAAATTGAGCCTTTGAATTCTATGAAATACAAcggaaaaacacaacaaaaaaaccCGGCAGGGTGACACACACGGCAAAAGAAATAAGAAACGATCACAGGGCCTACTATGCTTTACCCAACACTTTGCTCTCATGACGTTTCCAGAGGGTGTGATAGACGACCACTGTAATCAAACGGTGAGCAACCCGCAGGACGTGGAAGATGCCGGCTACGTCCAGACCCAGACCGACCTGACGGACTTCCTGAGGGTGGTCGGTTATGACGACAATGCCGACTGTAGCATCACTTTGGTCGCTCCAGCCAACCACAAGTTCCTCATACAGTGGACGCAGGTTAGCTTGTCTTTCGTTGTAAACTATCGCTCTCTTTTCTATAAAAGATATGGGTTACAAAAGGCTTTGATGTGAACGTGTATTTGAATCATAACATACACAGACATTTAATGTTTTAGAACGGTTTCACCACATACGATGACAGATTTTGTGGACATGTTAGATCAGTAAAAGTTGTGGAATCAGGGTATAGTTTTGAAGACAATGGAAACATCTAACAAAACCTATTGATGCACGTGAGGTGGCATTTTATAAGTGATGAGCAAGCGTATGAGTGAATTATGAATTGCCGTATACAGCAAGCAAAACAACTTTGTCAAGAGGACCCATATTATATATTTTGAttcttttttgtattttttctaaCGACGGTAGCCAATCGACTTCGAGTACGCGAACGGCTGTCGGGACTGGGTACGAGTTCACGATGGGTACGAGAACGACACGTCACTGTACGACATGGGTGAGCTGTGCATCTTCTCCTCCGTGGAGGCAACCGACAACCTGACTAAAGCCACGACAGGGAACGTGGTGACGGTCACCGTGCACACGGACTCTACCGCCTCCGAC encodes the following:
- the LOC136433856 gene encoding abnormal cell migration protein 13-like, coding for MERVWLVLVIFAAFGTRGTYEDIITIPKGVIDDHCNQTVSNPQDVEDAGYVQTQTDLTDFLRVVGYDDNADCSITLVAPANHKFLIQWTQPIDFEYANGCRDWVRVHDGYENDTSLYDMGELCIFSSVEATDNLTKATTGNVVTVTVHTDSTASDNKGFKLLYTVFYDPDNGSCSGTDYLCSNDRCVSESLKCDFQNHCGDNSDESKTLASCPDLPDVIINFITNVLKLSVGAFIGICVAIGLVLILIIVLCICCCCKCCGCCQSTRAAPV